Proteins encoded in a region of the Streptomyces sp. NBC_01298 genome:
- a CDS encoding histidine triad nucleotide-binding protein: MAGEPQADCLFCKIVAGTIPATVVRETDTTVAFRDINPQAPTHVLVIPKAHYPDAASLAAAEPGIAADVLTEAGRVAADEGLPDHAYRLVFNTGARAGQVVFHAHAHVLGGRGFEWPPG; the protein is encoded by the coding sequence ATGGCCGGGGAACCGCAGGCCGACTGCCTGTTCTGCAAGATCGTCGCGGGGACCATCCCCGCCACGGTCGTCCGCGAGACGGACACGACCGTCGCCTTCCGCGACATCAACCCGCAGGCGCCCACCCACGTCCTCGTCATCCCGAAGGCGCACTACCCCGACGCCGCCTCCCTCGCGGCCGCGGAGCCCGGGATCGCCGCCGACGTCCTGACCGAGGCCGGCCGGGTCGCGGCGGACGAGGGGCTCCCCGACCACGCCTACCGGCTGGTCTTCAACACCGGCGCCCGCGCCGGCCAGGTCGTCTTCCACGCCCACGCGCACGTCCTCGGCGGCCGTGGCTTCGAATGGCCCCCGGGATAA
- a CDS encoding ribonuclease Z — translation MSAREFVVLGTASQVPTRHRNHNGYLLRWDGEGILFDPGEGTQRQMLRAGVAAHDINRICVTHFHGDHSLGLAGVIQRINLDRVPHPVTAHYPASGQKFFDRLRYATAYHETVRLAEEPVAEDGVLARGDAYTLDAVRLSHPVESFGYRLTEPDGRRMRPELLALHGIKGPDVGLIQREGSLGGVTLDEVSEARAGQRFAFVMDTRLCEGVEELAAGCDMLVIESTFLDEDVRLATDHGHLTAGQAARVARDGGVRHLVLTHFSQRYTDPSEFERQARAAGFEGELTIAADLVRVPVPKRAGQPG, via the coding sequence GTGTCCGCAAGAGAATTCGTGGTGCTGGGCACCGCCAGCCAGGTGCCCACCCGCCACCGCAACCACAACGGCTACCTGCTGCGCTGGGACGGCGAGGGCATCCTCTTCGATCCCGGCGAGGGCACCCAGCGCCAGATGCTCCGCGCCGGGGTGGCCGCGCACGACATCAACCGGATCTGCGTCACCCACTTCCACGGTGACCACAGCCTCGGTCTCGCCGGGGTCATCCAGCGGATCAACCTGGACCGGGTCCCGCACCCCGTCACCGCCCACTACCCGGCCTCCGGGCAGAAGTTCTTCGACCGGCTGCGGTACGCCACGGCTTACCACGAGACGGTGCGGCTCGCCGAGGAGCCGGTGGCCGAGGACGGGGTCCTGGCGCGCGGGGACGCGTACACCCTGGACGCCGTACGGCTCTCGCACCCGGTGGAGTCCTTCGGCTACCGGCTCACCGAGCCCGACGGGCGCCGGATGCGGCCCGAACTGCTCGCGCTCCACGGCATCAAGGGGCCGGACGTGGGGCTGATCCAGCGCGAGGGCAGCCTCGGCGGAGTCACGCTCGACGAGGTCAGCGAGGCGCGCGCCGGACAGCGGTTCGCCTTCGTCATGGACACCCGGCTCTGCGAGGGCGTCGAGGAGCTCGCGGCGGGCTGCGACATGCTGGTCATCGAGTCGACCTTCCTCGACGAGGACGTCCGACTGGCCACCGACCACGGGCACCTCACCGCCGGACAGGCCGCCCGGGTGGCCCGGGACGGGGGCGTGCGGCACCTCGTGCTGACGCACTTCTCGCAGCGCTACACCGACCCGTCGGAGTTCGAACGCCAGGCCCGTGCGGCCGGGTTCGAGGGCGAGCTCACGATCGCGGCGGACCTCGTACGGGTTCCCGTGCCGAAGCGGGCCGGACAGCCCGGGTAG
- a CDS encoding MFS transporter, with protein MPDRTPAPPAAWPLVALFTSGYVAPYLLPTVVGRLDAHLPLSPAQAGLIGSVLLLGSAAAGFTLASRIPRLGPRPLARLGLLLAVLGYGTAAATAQLPLVIAGAVVGGFGSGTATAVAASGIAAQRDPHRTSSLGLLSVSATAGALYLTLPRLGGGHGLPFAAIALVALVCWPATGRLPGADRTEATEAADLARRTGLGDRGGPAVRASGRLPYPRAGVVLAGALMLWSLAQNALWGVSGRIGAQQAGLSEVTLGIVFAAALGAGLLGVTGASLLGSRLGRAVPVGVGTVVIACCVVLASQARDLGAFAAGEILWNAVYPVVLSYAIGLAAALDPRGRWAVLVGSASSLGVACGPVTGSLLAEAAGFPGMGLGLGILLLAVAGPMAGVALHVGGRPLTPGSVRRRGGAPAAVLAAGAGTPAGSVPRVGAQELEVVELPQLRPRPLRLPPLRVLLLSPAAARRGRDRTRRRTRTGV; from the coding sequence GTGCCCGACCGCACCCCCGCGCCGCCCGCCGCCTGGCCGCTCGTCGCGCTCTTCACCTCCGGTTACGTCGCCCCGTACCTGCTGCCGACCGTCGTCGGCCGGCTCGACGCGCACCTCCCGCTGAGCCCCGCGCAGGCCGGACTGATCGGCTCGGTCCTGCTGCTCGGCTCGGCCGCCGCCGGATTCACCCTCGCCTCCCGCATCCCGCGCCTCGGGCCCCGCCCGCTGGCCCGGCTCGGGCTGTTGCTCGCCGTCCTCGGGTACGGCACGGCCGCCGCCACCGCGCAGCTGCCCCTCGTCATCGCGGGCGCCGTCGTCGGCGGCTTCGGCTCGGGCACGGCCACGGCCGTGGCCGCCTCCGGGATCGCGGCGCAGCGCGACCCGCACCGGACCTCCTCGCTGGGGCTGCTGTCGGTGTCGGCCACGGCCGGGGCCCTGTACCTGACCCTGCCCCGGCTGGGCGGCGGGCACGGGCTGCCGTTCGCGGCGATCGCCCTGGTCGCGCTGGTGTGCTGGCCGGCGACGGGCCGCCTGCCCGGGGCCGATCGCACGGAGGCCACGGAGGCCGCGGACCTCGCCCGCCGCACCGGCCTCGGCGACCGCGGCGGCCCGGCCGTACGGGCCTCCGGGCGGCTCCCGTACCCGCGCGCCGGGGTGGTGCTCGCCGGGGCCCTGATGCTGTGGTCGCTGGCCCAGAACGCCCTGTGGGGCGTCAGCGGCCGCATCGGCGCGCAGCAGGCGGGCCTGTCCGAGGTCACCCTCGGCATCGTCTTCGCGGCCGCGCTCGGCGCCGGGCTGCTCGGGGTCACCGGCGCCTCCCTGCTCGGGTCCCGGCTCGGGCGGGCGGTCCCGGTGGGCGTGGGCACGGTGGTCATCGCCTGCTGCGTGGTGCTCGCCTCGCAGGCGCGGGACTTGGGCGCCTTCGCCGCCGGGGAGATCCTGTGGAACGCGGTCTACCCCGTCGTGCTCTCCTACGCCATCGGCCTCGCCGCCGCCCTCGACCCGCGCGGGCGGTGGGCCGTCCTGGTCGGTTCCGCGTCCTCGCTCGGCGTGGCCTGCGGGCCCGTCACCGGGAGCCTGCTCGCCGAGGCCGCGGGGTTCCCCGGCATGGGGCTGGGCCTCGGCATCCTGCTGCTGGCGGTGGCCGGGCCGATGGCCGGGGTCGCCCTGCACGTCGGCGGCCGCCCGCTGACCCCGGGCTCGGTGCGACGCCGCGGCGGGGCCCCGGCGGCCGTGCTCGCCGCCGGAGCCGGGACGCCGGCCGGTTCGGTGCCGCGGGTCGGCGCGCAGGAGCTGGAGGTCGTGGAACTCCCGCAGCTCCGGCCCCGCCCCCTGCGCCTGCCGCCGCTCCGGGTCCTGCTGCTCTCCCCGGCGGCGGCCCGCCGCGGCCGGGACCGCACCCGCCGCCGGACCCGCACGGGCGTCTAG
- a CDS encoding carbohydrate kinase family protein encodes MEERPAEETNRQAQNAHRPNGEYIVTSRSSRDSLDSAVDPLGPLRDPHEPGCDVFLTGTVFLDIIFTGLESAPVRGTESWARGMGSSPGGVANMATALARLGLRTSLAAAFGDDHYGEYCWDALEQGEGIDLSMSRTVPGWHSPVTVSMAYEGERTMVSHGHEAPPPAGPGPFPQCPPRARAAVASLGPGGGEAWVAEAARRGARVFADVGWDDSGRWDLGALADLEHCEAFLPNAGEAMAYTRTDCPRAAARALAEKVPIAVVTMGAEGSYAVDGRTGETAEVPAIAVDALDPTGAGDVYVAGFLTGTLAEWPLADRLAFAGLTAALSVQEFGGSLSAPGWTEVAHWWRTAPEALRGRYGFLDDIVPRAAEPASRRRAVPTIGFRQSA; translated from the coding sequence ATGGAAGAACGACCCGCTGAAGAAACGAACCGCCAAGCTCAGAACGCGCACCGACCGAACGGGGAGTACATCGTGACCAGTCGCAGCAGCCGGGACAGCCTCGACTCCGCCGTGGACCCGCTCGGTCCGCTGCGCGACCCCCATGAACCCGGCTGCGACGTCTTCCTGACGGGAACGGTCTTCCTCGACATCATCTTCACCGGCCTCGAATCGGCCCCCGTGCGCGGCACGGAGTCCTGGGCGCGCGGCATGGGTTCCAGCCCCGGCGGCGTCGCCAATATGGCCACCGCCCTCGCCCGGCTCGGCCTGCGCACCTCCCTGGCCGCCGCCTTCGGGGACGACCACTACGGGGAGTACTGCTGGGACGCGCTCGAACAGGGCGAGGGCATCGACCTGTCGATGTCGCGGACCGTGCCCGGCTGGCACAGCCCCGTCACCGTCTCGATGGCCTACGAGGGCGAGCGCACGATGGTCTCCCACGGCCACGAGGCCCCGCCCCCGGCGGGCCCCGGACCGTTCCCCCAGTGCCCGCCCCGCGCCCGCGCGGCCGTGGCCTCGCTCGGCCCGGGCGGCGGCGAGGCCTGGGTCGCCGAGGCGGCCCGGCGCGGGGCCCGGGTCTTCGCCGACGTCGGCTGGGACGACAGCGGGCGGTGGGACCTCGGGGCGCTGGCCGACCTGGAGCACTGCGAGGCCTTCCTGCCCAACGCGGGGGAGGCGATGGCCTACACGCGCACCGACTGCCCGCGCGCGGCGGCCCGGGCGCTGGCCGAGAAGGTGCCGATCGCGGTGGTGACGATGGGCGCCGAGGGCTCGTACGCGGTGGACGGGCGGACCGGGGAGACGGCCGAGGTGCCCGCGATCGCGGTCGACGCGCTGGATCCGACCGGGGCGGGCGACGTGTACGTGGCGGGGTTCCTCACCGGCACCCTCGCCGAGTGGCCCCTCGCGGACCGGCTCGCCTTCGCGGGCCTGACGGCCGCGCTGTCGGTGCAGGAGTTCGGCGGCTCCCTGTCGGCCCCCGGCTGGACGGAGGTCGCCCACTGGTGGCGCACCGCCCCGGAGGCCCTGCGGGGGCGGTACGGCTTCCTGGACGACATCGTCCCGCGGGCCGCGGAGCCCGCCAGCCGGCGCCGGGCGGTCCCGACGATCGGCTTCCGGCAGTCGGCGTAG